The DNA window ttgttgcaGCCTTAATCTCTTCCCTTACTTTGTTTGCTCTACAGCCTCTGTTCTCTTGGTGAGGCTCTCCTAATTAGTACATAAGTCATTGCCAGGTGGGGTGAGGTCCTGCTGACAACTGAGAGCTCCTGATGAAGTCACTCATCTCCCTGCATTACCCCGATGCTCCAggcttctgtctgtttgtccatCTGCTCACTTTAACAGCAGAATGCGTGTGCGCTTTAAGGCCCCTCAGCGTTGTGAAACACAATGTATTAGTGTCTGCATACGTAGTGTATTGTGCTCTGTTTTTCCACGTTCATTTTACTGCCCCATTATCCATTGTTCTCATCTACTTGCCGATTTTAATCTTAACCTCTTGCCCCCCATGTATGCTAAGCTGAGACCGTGGCTCATCTCGTATTttaatgcaaatattttaatCTCTGAATAATCAGCTTgcttttttgtcagtttatcCTCCACCAGCAACGGATCAGTCCATCTCAATCCCTTGTCTTAAGTGTGTATCACACTCTCAAGCCATCTCTGTACCTCTCTCCTGCAGGGTGTCAGGTTTAAGATGTCTCCCACTACAGGGAAGGTTATTACTAGATAATGTTTCATTGCTGATGTTCCTGAAACTATTTATGTTGACATAATTTCACCTTATTTGCAACTGAGCCCAGAAAGCTATGTGTTTTTGCGCCACTTATCCCTGCATGTGAGTAGGAAGCCTGTCAGACTGACAGATCAGTAAAGAGCTCTTTTTTTGGACGAAGACCGTATTGTGTTTCCCAGCCAAGGAAATGAGTGGTTCAGTCACGCAGGCTGACGTGCTTCAGCAGGACTCTTGAGGAGAACTGCATTATTCATGTTGTTGACTGGAGCTTGTTTTGCACACTGGGGTAGACCAGGGAGAAAGTGGAAGAAGTGCTGTCACGTGCACGGCCATAACAGCTGGTAGTTGTCTATTTAATCATCTTTTTAATTGTTTGTCTCAGGATTGACGAATGCTGATCACTGTTGTCATGCTGATGTAATATTGATGTTACTAGGTTCGTAAGGATAAGTGACCAACTGATGCTCATTGTGGTTGCTATTAAAACTGCCCAGTCAACGAGCTGAGAGATGCACTTCTATCCCATTGGCAGACTTGTGCTCTCAAAGTACTCAGCTCAGGACCACTCCACGAGAGACCCAGCTTTCTAGCTTTCAGAGCTGCATCAATTTTTCAAGCAATCCATCACAAAGGATTCTTGTTCTTTCAACATCTTATTCTTTTCATATTCATATCCATTTGCTTCCTGCAGAACTTCTCTCTGTGGCATGTGTGAGAGAAATATGGCTGCATTTAATGCCTGATTCAGGTTGTGTGTCATGCCTGAGCACACTGTGGGAGGCGACGTAAATATTTAACGGTGATATCGTCTCCTCCTGCACTGTCTTCTCGCAGTAAGTGCTCAACAGGACACTGCAGAGTGCTACTGACAAATAAGGAGTGACGCAAGTCGGATTTTATCACCTTTATCAGTCTAAAGCATCTTTCCTCACAAAATCCAGACACTTAAAAATGATCACTGATTTGTGCTGGAGTAGATTAAAGTGTTGTCAGAAGATATTTCACTCTGCACCAAACTCAGTCTTTGCATCTAGTTTCTTTTTATATTGCAGTCAACATTTTCAGGTCTGTCTAGAGAAAGCTCCACGTTGCAGTGATTTTCACGGTTTGCCAGCATCGCCGTGGAGCTTTACTTAACTGCCTCTCATCATGGCAGCAAAGCTTTTAGGGGACTTAAAAGGAGCTTCTCATTTAGTGCCAGAAACACTCCTCAGTCATAAATTGTTCTGCAAAATGCACTGATGGTGTTGCTTTGCAAAATTGAAAATGGTAGAAAGAGGAGAAGTTCCTCCCAGCCTTGGTGAAAGGTCACGACTCGAATTCAGACGTCGGTGTCAAATATTTTGAAATGGGAGGCAGTTTCACATAATATAGCCTTGATGTGATGTGTGTATTATTTAAAAGATGAAGGCCTAGTTGACGATGCCATTACTGCCTGTACTCCAGAGGGACTCCTGGCTCCTGCTCTACAAGGATCAGACTTCCACTTGGCTAAGTAGCTCCAGTCATGTGACGCAGAAGATCTACTGCAACATCTTTAAGCTCTGTTTCTGCTAGGGGCTGGTACAGCAACTCGGCTTGTGAAGGCAGTGCAACATTTGATAATGTCTTCATTCTTGTTATTCTTGGCCTGAGCAATTTGGAATGGCTTCGCATGACAGTGTTAATTGTTTTTCTCTcctgctgttgttgcttttctttcataattATGGGTAACCAGCTGGTATATTTAGTAAAGTCTGTATGAAATTTAGCAATCAATATCTTTTGTTATTGTTGAATTCATGAATGGTACCATGCAGAGTTTTCATGCACACCCATTGTTGTCCTCTGAAGCAGACATGCAGGGACTTGTAATTTTCTGTTAACTTAAGGATTGACTTTCGGTATTAATATGTCCGTATAAAGCCTTTTTGGACATCATGTGTTTGAAGGGCGGGTCACTGCGGTGTTTCCTGTGGGAGGATATGTATTGTAGGAGAAGAATGATAAGGTTCGTACACCACACTTCCTTTGCTGTGAAGCCCACCCATCTGATTGGCTTTTGTTTATCTAAAATTGAACTTGTCTGTGGTTTGAATCTAGTCACAGTTAGGCCTGCTTCGACTTGGCTCTTGttgctgtgtgtatatataaaagTATTTGTGGTCAAAAGCACCATGTCGCATGTCTGGTCTAGACTAAACTGACCTATTTATGGTGGTTATTGTACGTGCTGATGGTCCTTGTCAGTGTATTTGTTAATACCATGTGACTTCTTGGTTAAGTGGTTATAGGTCTCACATTTTGTGTACGGTACTTAACATTTATAAGGTTTTCCGAGGTCTCTCTTTTTTCACCAGTGTTAGAACCATCTTCACAACCTTTACATTCATATTTGTCAAGATAGTTTTTCTCATCACGACTGCAGTACTACACCGAGATGGTGAACTTTCTGAGGCTGCACTTCGAGCTTTCTAATTCAATAAATCTCTCCACTTCTTTCTTGCCTGTCTGCAGCACATCCCAGCAGCAGCCATCCTCCTATTCCCTCAGTGTTCCCACCCCTCTGTTTGTTGCCCAGTGCTCTCCAGCCTGGGCCCCCAGAGACACagccttttgtttttaattaaaaacactgcCCTCTTTGTGTACATGGGCTTGGATCAGAGCCCCCATAATCATCTCTATCTGAACTGGGTCACAGCCGCCCCAAGTTCCCCATAGAAACATGTGCACCCAGAGAACCGGCTCCATTGAGCTAGGGGATTTTTGTACAACAGGCATTATAGCACAGCAGGTCAGCGTGCAGCAAGTTTACAGAAGTGTGGAGTACACATAGTATGTGTTTCATTTGTAGGAGTGCACCAGtatatttctgttaaagctGTTCATAGCTTTCAGTCTGTGCAGATCAAATATATTTGCGTGGTGCATTTGACCTTTTTCTCAGCAGGTGTTTTGACTTGTCCTACTAAGATGAGCACAGGTGTTATGAATAACATTAACGTCCATGTTATTCAAGTCTCCCAGTGCAACAGTGAGCAAGTGCGCACAATACCAGGAACACTGAAACAAAAGCAGTGAAATGAAATTCAACTATTAAGTTTGTATAATCCTGTGCTTTTCTTACTGGGAACAGTCACATTGTTTTCTGAGAAAAATGCTACACACGTATGCTCAAAGTGCTTTTGAACTCATCCAAATTTATTTTATCCAGATGAGGAAAGCTTccccaaaaacaaacacttagtTGTTGGTGGTGTTTGACATTCACCATGAAACATAAATGGGGATGTTTTTTGCTATGACCTCAGCAAGTTCCTGTGCAGGTTACCAAACCATGTTCTTACAGAGTAATTGCATTGAGGGTGAGAGTAAAATTGATGAGAACTTTCATTAAAGCAGACATGTTGACAATCAGACACAGGTATAGCTGCTTCCACTTTAGTGGCATCAACGCAGCCATCATTTAACTTCCACCTGTGCTTCTCCTGCTATAACAAGTCAAAATGCCTGCTGTAAAAAAGGCATACAGATGCATTCAGTGAGAACACCGGTGCTAACAAAGATTCGTGTTTTCTATGTTTATTCAGAAAGCAAACTGACTTGTATATTACAAGATTTTGCAAGCATCTTAATTTAAGATGCTTGCAGTGTTAGATAAATTACTGTAATGCAGAAACATACTAGCTGCTGTTTTATATGTAATGTTGGTATAATTCTGCTTTTGATGCTCATTTCGCTGATATTTACAtaagttcatttaaaaaaaatcaacatcttgTGCTTCCATAGGTAGGACAGAAGAAGGTTGGGAActgtttaataaaaatgttttgaatttttttaactGATGATGACATAAATGAGTCAGTTGTGTTTTAATTTACTCTCAGTACACTATTAAAGTGACTCTCTTCACATAATATTTGTAATCCAGGTTTATTAAGATGGAAGAGAATGGTATGCATGTAAATGCACACAtttgaaatgaacaaaacaaataaattgaatttaaaatgggacattgaaacagtaatgcagttttttttaatgttttaccgTCTTCACAGGGACAAAATATCAGTACGGTGATGcttcatgtgatttttttttttcctcttgatatATTATTGATATACTTCTGCcaaatatagatatttttactAAAACATGAAGGCACTGTAAGACAGACTCCGCTGCAAATTTGAGTTACCAAAGTTAGTAAAATATGACTCTGTGGGGGCACTTGAAAAATGATTTCTGATAAAATGAATGGAAGTTAACTAACCTGCATTGAAGAAGATCCTCACAAGCAAAGTGGCAGACAGCAAGTAATCAAAAGAAAATTAGAGAACTCATTACTTCAACTGACATTTCATCAAAGTAGAATATTATGAATACACACCTACATATAATCATAATGCAGTGAAGAAATATTATTCGGAGTTATTAGGAGTACTTTTTCTTCCACAATTATCTATCATGATGCATTATAGATGAATGTCTCAAGTCTTTCAAAATATGTCATGATCCCATCATCACCGTGGGCAACGCATTATGAAAGTGTCCTATTATGAGTGATTCTGTGACTTCCACACCTGTTCAACCCTGTAGGGACTTTTGTACAAGGATTTCCCATGGTTACAGGTGGCCACTGGCTAGACAGAAATGGGAGCATTTGGTGTACACCAGCCTTTACTATGCGTGGAACATGTGAAAGTCCTCCATGATGGCCCACCTGTACCTGAAGACTATGGAAGTGTCAGAAACTGACACTGGGCACCGAAACCCGAACAGAGCTCCACTGGGCTCCTGTGGAGTATTTTTGCCATGGAAAAGAGGTCAACCAGCCAGGAGGGCTCAGATTCATTACAAAAGAGAAGCGCTGGGACACTGTCTCATTATTGTAAAGATTAATGGGCTTTGAGTTGAATCCATCTTTAGACGAGGAACCTAACTGTGAATGTAGACGTGTCTGTCAGTGAAAGCTTGGCTGCATGTTTGATTTTGGTCATGGCCTGGAGTGTATGACGATATTGCCGTGTTCTTGAATAAATAATGTCACAAGTTGCATCAACCTGCAGTGCTGCTTCTTCGCCTAGATTGTTCCTGAAGCCATGTACTCATCTGAGGCAAAGTCAAACATCCTGTAGCATTTGAGGATTAGTACAAAATTTGCTTACGGCCTTTCCTCTGTGCTTAGTATTTTAGTAAATGTCACACACTTGACTCACTAAATGCTACATTGAATTAAGCAACTTTTAGATGTAAACTGATGCTAGACAACTGTACAAACTGACTTTTATACTATGTGTGAGGCCAATTATCTAACAGACCAGGCTAGGCTAATTTTTGGTTGTAAGCCAAGGTGCTTTCTCTTGGTCCCCTTGGTGGATTCAGCCTGCTGTtccaaatcttttttttgttctgctcTAATTGTTTTAGCCTCTTCTTCCCCCATGAGACAGAGATGTCCTAATCACAGTACTTACAGAAATAGGGGAATACCCAGTGGTTGTGAAGGAATTGGGATAAAACCCAAGGCCCGTGGGAATAGGGACGCGATATCCCAAAGCGGTTATATGCGTGGCCCTGCACGTGCATGTCTTCTGTGGAGATGATCAGTACAGGAGCTGACCTGGTAATTCTCATCCCTCGAGTTTTGTTCACTGATGCGCACTGGGAGTTTTTTTCCGCTCAGATTATGTTTCGATCAAGGTTTACGCCTGCTCATTGAAAGATTCGTTTTAAAGAAGCAGTGCCGTTTTATCTCAGTAGGGCAGtcatagaaatacagaaatgtatgtggtctttctgtttctttaaaacTCGCATGGAGTacagtattttttctgtttatttaatctTTCGCCTTTTTGCCTTTCAGGATGAAACTGGTGCCTATCTCATAGACAGAGACCCCACATACTTTGGGCCAGTGCTTAACTACTTGAGGCATGGCAAACTGGTGCTCAACAGGGACTTGGCAGAGGAAGGTAATGTCTCTGTGGAACATAGAGGTGTTTATAATAAAGACATTGTAAAGTAActcatgtaaaaaaataaaataaataaaataaaccatgATTGGATGatcataattttttaaaactgatgtTAAATGGCAGGAATTTGACCTCAGAGTTCTCACTCATACTTCTATCATATTTTTCAATTGTACAACTCAATTTGTTGATTTCAGTATTAATTGTTGGCTAATATTGCCTTTTGAGTTAATGCTCCTGACCTAAATATTTACCATAACAGGGCAGTCAGTGGTTGGACTCCAGCCATTAGTTTTTAGTGACATTAGTGAGAATGTATATTGATTAATATATTATCAGCAACAATGACATTTCCCCTCAAAACATCCTGAATGTTAATGTTTGTCTGCATCAAgtaaatttggctttttttcccctttaaaactttcttttttgtaaatgcAATTTACTAAATTCTTGACTGTTTTTGAATATTCTAAATGGTAATATTTTGGCGTTTGGTGGAGGTAAATTGGACGAAGGCACATCACTTGCTTGGTCTTCTCTGTGGTCCAGCTTATTGAACAAATAAGTTCCCACACACGTATCACTACTGCATCGATTATTCCCATTAATTAAAGCAATACAATGGAGAAATGTTTACAAGGAGGCAGGATATTGACTGTTGACAAATCAGCAAAAAGACTACAAGCCAGAGGAGTCTCTCTATTTAGGATaacacattttttgctttttttttttttttttttacttaaaacaCAGAGGTTAATTGCAGAAagttaataaatataaaataaagacaatcCATTTGAGCTGCCTGCATGTCCACCCACATCCCAGTTAACAGAATTCAGTTGCAGTATAAATGTTTCGATTGGTCAGACAAGTACGGTTGATTCCGACGCATTGTGCTTGTGCAAATTCCAAATTGTAGATGGCATTTTTTCTTAGCAGATAACCCTGACTTTAAGGAGTAGTAACATAATATACCTGCTTAAAAAGTGTTTCCCTGTTTTTAGGTGTGTTGGAGGAAGCTGAATTCTACAACATCACATCATTAATAAAGCTCATCAAGGACAAGATCAGGGAACGTGACTGCAAAACATCACAGGTATAAGTTTTCTGTTTAAACTATGTCATTCCTAAAAACTAAATAAGTGAGTTATGTTGATTAAAGTTGGTTTATTACACTCTgttattgctattttttttcctcatgtgtTTGTCCTTCCCTTCAGGTTCCAGTGAAGCACGTATATCGGGTGCTGCAGTgccaggaggaggagctgacaCAAATGGTGTCGACCATGTCTGACGGCTGGAAGTTTGAACAGGTAAATCTCTTCCCACAGGGCCACAGCAGCAGTCCTCCTTTCATGTGCTTCACCCACCCCGCTATGCTCACGTTGACCCAGAAAGTCCAATCCTCAATGTTGgaaatggatttaaaaaaaaaaaaaaaagccaacagCAAATCACATCTTTCTCAATGTCCGCATACATGATCCGGGCATCCCttctgtgctctgattggttgttgCAGCTTGTCAGTATAGGTTACGGGCGGGCCCACCAGTCAGAGTTTCTGCTGATTGTGTCAAGGGAGGTGAAGGGAGAGGAGTCTGCTTTGCCAAACAACAGCGGAGAGGTGTGTCCCACAAATTTCTGTCCACGGGCTGGTCACTGCATGGTCCCCATGTTGTCCATACACACCCCGTTGGTCATTGTTTGTCCCAAGTAGACACATAgctgttggttgttttttgagTTGACGTTTATTTTCAATGTTCATTTGTACTGCTTGCTCACCAGTGAGGCTAAGAGAACCTGACACCTTTGTTCTTGTCTGtgattttgttttggttttttgttCATACTGCATTCACAGTTTGTCAgcctgtcagaagctttctctGTTTTGCCTTTATGTAGACACTTGATTGTTTTTGGGGTTGTAACGTAATACTGGTTCTTGTTGTAGAGGTgaagagtttttgtttgttttttcatctcCTTCCAAGTACATAATGTACCTCTTAACTGAAATAGTCAAACATTAAAATCTCTTTCAGGTCATTGATTAAGCCCCTAAAattcatttttgtgcattttccatgaaaacagttccttttttgtttaaaatagctTAGATATAACTCTACACTGCTGTGTCCTTTAGAATTTGCAAATCGATGCCACTCACGTCAGCCACTCGCAGGTTTTATAAAATAGGAGTTCTTCAAGAAAACCCCACCTCATAAACTGATAGAATTGTGTTTTAAGGTTTGTTGTCCATGAAACCTTGGAAGtctacatctgtgtttttgagacagtCATCATcacactgcagttttaaggtggaaatactGAGCCGTGGTGTTTACTGCTTACTTTGCTCATGATAGGTCTTCCAGCATATAacaaaacaccatatggacaagGTAAAAAGCCTAAAGCTCGAACATCTGCCCAGGAGAGTCTTTTGGAGAGAAGAGCTCTAATTACCTACTACTGTTTTAAAGACTATAACTGATAGTTTGTTGTCTAAATTTGTTTTACCTTGAAAGTCGTTAGAGTTGGTGCATGCTGAGTGTTTCGGCAGAGTGACAAGTGGAATAGTTACTAGCTAGTTGAGATTATTTGGTCAGTTTTCTACATAGCTGCCTAGTGTTAGAGAGTTGACTTAACAACAACTCTCTGGCAGCAGTGGCTAATGAGGCGATGCATGTCTGAACATGCACACTTGGGTACAGGCCATATACATGTAGCCTGcagtacacacacacttaaTGTTCAACAGCAGATATTCAGAAACAGGAATTGCTTTTTTCCTCATGAGTTTCAAGGCATgcatgctgtttgtttttaaggttGCCTTTATTTGTCCTCCtgtgtcctttttgtcatttatttggaGTGACATGACTAGAGACAGGAGCAGTTTTGTTATTTGGATAGTTTAAAGGTGTCATTTGTAGGATTTTCTGACAACACTCTTTGTGTGAAGGTAAACATTAACCTGCTGTTGCAAGTAGTagtttctgtgatgttttcatttgGTTAACTTTGGGTTGGCCCAGTCCCAGTTTAGTCTCGAGTAAACTCTTATAATAGACAGAATCAAAGTAGGGAATGCAGCTTAGCTAATGCTATGTTGATTGTATTGATCCCAAATAATTTGACATTGcaagaaatggagaaaaatcTCACATGTGCCATCTACATCATACTAACAGTTTGATCTTGAGTCGCAGAGCTTAAAAATTGATCTGTTGACGGCAGTGATTGTCTGTTGTTTGctcttttctttgctttgtaAGAGATATTGTAGTTTTTAAAGCCTCAGTTTTACTTCTTCACTTTAAACAGGCCTGGTCCTCAAGTCAAATCTACCATTCCCCATTGATTTTCAACCAGCATGTTTGCTTCCTGTGGTCAAGTCCCTGCACTTGTATATTGTCAGTGACTATCTCCTGATCAGCCTTTTCTGTCTATAGTGTCTTTGTACTGTTTTATTTCCATTAGTTTATTTTGTAGACCACTGATAATTTTCTTTCCGTGTGTCTGCTTCGATAATTCAATTTTCCGTTTTCCTGTTAATCttctgaatattttatttctggTTTCGTGCTTGTATGTCTGCAggtcctgattttttttttggtttctgtttttctaaatGTGATGACCAAATTCCCACTCGTTTAAATATATCTGTTCATTGTGTTACCTTTCTAGTTTAAATTTTAAAGTGACGCATCGTATTGCCCTCGGTGTACCATGTAGTTGTGTAACCATGGCCTCCTAGGTTGACCAAGGATCTTTCATGTGTCATCCCCACCCTATCCCACATTTTATGGCATTCTGCATTGCTATCTATTTGGAAAGAGCTATAACTGTGAGGTAACTAATCTCAGAAGCAAACTACAAATAAGAATTATGTAATTATGTTTGGATTGGTGCGTAAGAACTATTTTGGGCTATGTCTAATTTGTAGAACGTGtcctgttttgtccaaaataccATCTATAATAAACTGTCACAGCTTAAATTTAAGCTGCAGGACCCTGTAGGCTCTCTGCGCTCCATGTTTGGTTTCTTTTACATTAATTTAAGGTCCCCCTATTTTTGTTTTCCCAAAATGAATAACCCAGTTTTTGCCTCTACTTCATCAGTCTAAAGCCAGTTCTTCCTGTGTGCTCTGCTCTCGTGTCTCTTTAGCTGGTCAGCATCGGCTCCTCTTACAACTACGGAAACGAAGACCAAGCTGAGTTCCTGTGTGTAGTCTCCAAGGAGCTGCACAATCAATCATACGGGACAAACAGTGAGCCCAGTGAGAAGGCTAAGGTAAGCGTGTGGAAAGGAGCGTTGAAAATCCATCCACAGCAAACAGCTGTGAAAGATGGCTTATGCTGGATGTTTTTAAATGCGTTGCATTTATGAACATGCCACCAGGGGGGGGACTGAAAGCACCTCTGGTTTATTGATGAGAAATCCCAATGAAGGAGTGCATTGTGAATACTCAGCCCCTCAGTGAAAATAACTGCCTGCATATCCACGAGcaatcaaaaaaaaatgaacataaaacgtATGAATTAAGGAAGACATgagttttgatgttttaataACTGCTGCTTCTGTTTGGATTTAGGCACAAACAGAGCTTCATTCACTCTACACTCTACTGCTAAAATGTATGCCATGTTACATTTAACCAGAAGTCTGAACGCTAATGCTAGGAGCATTAAGAGAGCAGAGGTCTGCAGA is part of the Acanthochromis polyacanthus isolate Apoly-LR-REF ecotype Palm Island chromosome 19, KAUST_Apoly_ChrSc, whole genome shotgun sequence genome and encodes:
- the kctd5b gene encoding BTB/POZ domain-containing protein KCTD5 isoform X1 gives rise to the protein MAENSSETSGSVHRRCLAHSPAERNISASVGASKWIRLNVGGTYFLTTRQTLCRDPKSFLYRLSQADPELDSDKDETGAYLIDRDPTYFGPVLNYLRHGKLVLNRDLAEEGVLEEAEFYNITSLIKLIKDKIRERDCKTSQVPVKHVYRVLQCQEEELTQMVSTMSDGWKFEQLVSIGYGRAHQSEFLLIVSREVKGEESALPNNSGELVSIGSSYNYGNEDQAEFLCVVSKELHNQSYGTNSEPSEKAKILQERGSRM
- the kctd5b gene encoding BTB/POZ domain-containing protein KCTD5 isoform X2, giving the protein MAENSSETSGSVHRRCLAHSPAERNISASVGASKWIRLNVGGTYFLTTRQTLCRDPKSFLYRLSQADPELDSDKDETGAYLIDRDPTYFGPVLNYLRHGKLVLNRDLAEEGVLEEAEFYNITSLIKLIKDKIRERDCKTSQVPVKHVYRVLQCQEEELTQMVSTMSDGWKFEQLVSIGSSYNYGNEDQAEFLCVVSKELHNQSYGTNSEPSEKAKILQERGSRM